GTAGGATGGGGTATAAACCCTACTTCGGCCGAGATGACCGGAACACGTGCCCTTATCGCATTTCCGGACCCAAACTCCGGCCAGTTGGTCCTTCTACCCTACATTATAGACCCCACCGTGAAACTACAAAAAGATCCGCTCCTTTCGCGGCCTTTGGATGTTCATCTCCTCTCTTCTTCTGCCACCCTATACGGCGGCCGCATGGCCACGGTACATAATGGTGCAACCATTCAAATATATGCAACATTAAAACTTGtaccaaataaaaccaaaataCATCATGTTTGGAACCGAGGATTGTACGTCCAAGGTTACTCTCCAACCATCCATCCGACGACTGCTAATGACCTTTCATCCACAGCCACCATTGATGTTTTATCCGGCATTGCAGCCAAAGGAAACAACAACAACATTTACACACTTAAAATCATTCATGGGGTCATAAATGCCATCTCCTGGGGACTTCTGCTACCGATTGGTGCCATCACAGCACGATATTTTCGACACATTCAAGCACTGGGGCCTGCATGGTTTTATGCTCATGCAGGGATACaactttttgcaattttcataGGAACTGTTGGATTTGCCATTGGTATTAGGCTTGGGGAACTGTCTCCAGGGAGAGTTTTTGGGCTGCATCGCAAACTTGGGTTCGcgatattttgcttgggatggCTTCAGACTCTTGCTCTGTTGTTTAGGCCTAAAACTACAAATAAATTTAGGAAGTATTGGAAATCCTATCACCATTTTGTAGGATATGCCTGTGTGGTTATAGGGGTGGTTAATGTTTTTCAAGGATTTGATGTCATGGGTTTAGGTCGATCTTATGCTAAGTTGGCCTATTGTTTAGGCCTCTCTACGTTGATTGGCGTTTGTATAGCGTTGGAAGTGAATTCTTGGGTCATTTTTTGTAGAAAggccaaagaagaaaagttgagaAGAGAAGGATTCATCAGCGGATGTTCTGACAAAGCAAGTGGTTCAAGCCGAGGTTAAATTGAATCACTACTTTTGGGAGATTGTACCATGTGCATTAGAAGTCAATACTCTTCGAAATTGTACAAGTCTCCATGCACATGGTACCAGTCAACGTTGTGGTCAACAAAGACTATAACATTTGTTGATCTTATATTTGTaagtcttcttcttttttcttgaaatcaaaAAGTTGCAAAAGTTTTGTAGATTTGTTGTGCAATATgagaaaattggttttttgaTGGTAAAATACCAAAACAAAGTATTACTTTATCTTTCCATGTCTTAGTAGCATTCTAGCATAAGCTTATGTAGGACATGATATTATTTGTGAAATCTCTGTCATTATCTCTAGCCAAAGCTCTCTCTCAGGTATGAAAGTCAAATAAAATGCATGTTGATAGGATGAGGTTTAAGGCAAAAGCCAGGATTCCCTGCCTAACTTGTCCAAATTGAGCTGAGATTTGTTAAGGAGATTAAATGCTTTGGTAAGCAAAACTACTCCAACAATATGTCAGGCTTCGGTATGTACTTCTCAGTATGTTCAGGAGCTATAATTAGTGATTTCCAAAGTACCTAACTTTCTGTAACTTTTCCTAATTGAGAGATTTTCAAATTGAGAAAAAACTACTCCAACAATTTGTCAGGCTTCGGTATATACTTCTCAGTATGTTCAGGAGCTATATTTAGTGATTTCCAAAGAACCTAACTTTCTGTAACTTTTCCTAATTGAGAGATTTTCAAATTGAGAAAATATGAATGTCAGAGCCCGATCTGCAGGATCAATAAAAGATAATCTAGTGCAGAGCAGAGTTGGGGAAAGCCAAAGGTTTTTTCATTTCCCTGTTGGTAAAATACAATTGAACCAGTGTTTTGGTTCATTATCTTAAGCAATAGCCCTAAAACCATCAGTGCAGCTGATCAATGCAAGAAATTTTACTCAACTCTGCATAGAATGTACTATACCGTCCAGAACCCTCATCTTGTCTCCCTCTTgacaaaagaatttttttttctctcttttatgTACAGTTGCGTGGAAAAGATTACATGCAGAAAAAGTAAATCTTGATTTAGACATTGTGGACTGAGATTCACCAGGCTTGATATAGAAACGGTGTAGTAGTCATGCTCAGAAAGTAGTAAATCACCAGCTCAGAAAGCAGTCAATTTGTAATAGCAATTGCTTCCGCTAAGAAGAATCTGATAGCCTTTGCCACTCCCCATTTCTGTCCACCCACACTGCTTCCTCGAAAGGTCTTTCTTCACTTTCAGTTATCGCTTCACTCACTTCAGACTCATCCTGTGCGATCAAGTTAAAGATTCAGAAGTGGCACTTAAACTGCTCAAGTGGTGAACTAAATTTGAATTAACTCCTAAGCAAAGACTTTTCCAGAAAGAACCACAACAGAGAAAATAACACCAAAAAAGGCCAATAAATCCAAGTAAGTACCAAAACATCATGTTACAATGAAATCAAGAAAGACAAGGAAAGTCCAgagatattgaaaaaaaaatttataaacccTTCGTTTCACAATCTATCAGCAATGAATAGAAAAAAGCCCGAAATACAAATTCACAAGTAAAAGTTAAATCAAAGTActacaaaagtttcaagaaataaggggggggggggggggggggaattcaAAGGAAATATGATCGTTTTTGATATCTTTGGAAGAGTATCAATATCTTCGGAGCCACTATCTTCTTCACCTTCCTTTATGACTTCATTCCACCATGGTAAGAAGCTGGTGACTGCATGGCTTTCCTTGCCGCTGGAGGCCGTGGTCCACCACCGGGTAAGAAGCTGGAGTAGGATCAGATACTGAACGGTAGAGACAGACTGAGATGGCGAAGTAGCTACAGAATTGACCGCATAACTCTCCGGCAACAGGCTATTCAGGAAATTGCCCAATGATTTTGGAGCTTGATCAGAGAGGCTGCTTGCTCCAGGAGAGTTGATTGGATCAGAAATAGTCCGGCCAAGAGCAGGGGGCGACGATGATGATAACGCATTGGCCGGAAGTGGAAGTTTACTGAAGCCAAGAATGCGGTGGTCTCCGGGAAAAGTAGTGGTGGCGTAAGATGGAGGTAAAAGAGTGGGCCGTTTTGAAGAGCGTTCTTGGAGGGAAGATAAAGATGAAGGGGATTGTCTCTTGGTTGAGCGGCATTTGTTGCAGGGGTTCATGGAGGAGGAGCAGAAAATTGGGCTGCCGTGGTGGTGGAATGGTGGTTGCCGGGGTTGAGGGTAGTGGTGCAGTTGAGGTGAAGCATGGCTAGGAGATTGAGAACTATGGCTTCGATTGCAGTGATTTCTTGGTGATGGGAGAATTCTGGGGAGAAATCAGAATCTTGATCGCTCATTAATTTCTTCTGTTGAGCTCTGTTTCTCTTTTTAAAAACTGTCAACCGTTTCTTGAAAGACTTGGCGCGGTATTAAGCAGAGAGGCAAATTGGAAATAACTGCTTCACTTGTTTTATAAACTTCTTTGATGATTTGCAAGAATGTCTTCTAATCCCTCTTATGATTAAACTAAAAAACAGGCTGCAAATATTCTTTATCTAGACTGAGTGGGGAGTGGGGAATATCAAAGTGCTTATTTTTTATCATTatcaaaaataaacaaacttgAAATCTAAAAGGACAGTGCTACACGTTATTTTGTCTACTTACCAACCACTGCTTTTAAAATCaaactaaattacctttttctGATTTCAAATTACACCGATCAGATGCAGTTGGACCAGTGAACCATTGAGCATTGAGTTTGCTCAATGGCGACCAAAAAGGGACTTGGGCTCTCAATGGCGATCAAAAAGGGTTTTGGGCTATAGATTGGGAGTTCGAATCTTACCTacagtaaaaaaaatttaaagagcATCCCTTTAGTTTAGTCGGATCTGTATACCTACTAGTCCTTACACAGTCTCTTTCGGCTTGGCGGTTGACGTGGACATGAGGTTGAGATGGACGGTTGTGAAGATGAAgaattctttttctttactttccccacatcaactttttaaaaaaaaatattggttATTTCTTTACTTTCCCCACATCAACtctttaacaaaaaaatatgggtaaattacattttacccccttTGGTGTAGTGTTTTTGTACATAACCctcttatagtttcaaaagctatacataaccctctcatggtttggattaaagtgtcaaagtggcgaaaatgatcattcgtaacggaatctttgaaaatgtcaaaattacccttgtttaaaaattaaaatggatcaatcgaccaaaatatataaacataatatacaTGACGCACTAATCTCgtatgattttatgttttatcatataacccctttatggtttaatactttaccatataacccccttatagtgttcaaaatatacacaactttcctgtggttaataaataattttcaactttaaataagggtatttttgacattttagatgACTCCATTATGGATTGCAAATTCCgttattttgacactttaatctaaACCACGAGATaattatgtatagcttttgaaactataggagGGTTATGTACAAAAAACACTAAACTACAAGGGGATAAAGTGTAATTTACCCAAAAAATATTGGTTAGCTTGTTGTGATTGTTATGGATCTCAGGGGGCATTTCATACTATCCCATGCAATTACTGTAATTCTACTATTTCATCATATATTTTGTCCCATATCATTATAAGGACGTAGAAATCCTAAACTTTCTCGAGATTTTTGGAGTCTAATGGAAGttgaaattttggcaaattttgattACCTACTTTTGTTCTTGTAATTCGACACCAATTCTAAAATCGTGCAAAATTTTAGTCAAATTGGTGAGGACTATTATAACTTCTGCTATtattttccccaaaaaaaacGTATTATGATACTAATTGAAGATACGAATACAAGTTAGACATATATTGGGTTGCTACTTCTGTATTTCTTAAATAGTAAGATGCTATTTGATCTAATCCTAATGGAGATGGGCTTGAATAGTAAGATGTTATTTGATCTAATCCTAATAGAGATAGCAACCCACAAGCTAGACATATATTGGGTTCTTACTTCTGTATTTCTTGAATACTAAGATGCTATTATTGCTATTAGGGAAATACAAAGATGCTATTAGGGCTATTAGGTATtaggtttatatatatatatatagtcatAGTCATGTAGCTTGACGCACATCAAACCCTAAACTTTGGGTTTTTTCTCATGGCGCCTACTAGAGGTCTACGACATGATGATGGCAGTTTCGAACTGCCAGAACCAATTAGGCATCACATACTTTCTTTCCTGAAACCCAAAGAATCAGCAAAACTAAGTTTGCTGTCCAAGGCATGGCTGACCACTTGGCGCACACGCCCCAATTTGCACTTCGAGTATGATGAAGATGAATCGGGTTCTGATGATAGGCAAGCTCTTGAAAGAAGACGTGATAGTTTCATAAATTGCATCAACACCACCTTGATGAGGTACCGTGAGAATAAGTATGGTATTGATTCTTTGAAGCTTATGGTTTATAATGAAGATTTTCCCTCGCTGAAGCCTGATCATGTTAAAACATGGCTCGGGATTGCAGCAGAAAACGGTGTGAAAGGCCTGGAGATTTCTTTAAAATGTGACTCTTATCATCCTAAATTGGCTCGGACAATTTTTGAAGCAACATCACTCCTGGAGTTATATCTTAGTGAAAAAATCTATATGAAGCACAAAGTGATTAAGATAATAAGGTGCCATGATCTCCGAAAATTGTGTCTTAACAAGGTGGGCTTAGACGAAGTGATGCTGCAGAGAATAATGTCGAGCTGCCCTTCAATTGAATTCTTGGAAATTATTCAATGTTTAGGCATTGAGAATATTGAGGTGACCAAGCTTCAAAAACTAAAGCAATGTAGTATTGTCTTATGGAAAATTGGTAATGTTGAAGTTGAAGCACCAAATCTTGAAGACTTCTCTTACGGGACTTGTGTGCCAGCTATGTCAGCTAGCTATCTACTTAGTGAAGAGGAAGAACAGTCATTGCCATGTCTTCAGATGTCCAGATGTAAAAATCTAAGGAAGTTGTCCTTGGATAACATTGGCATCGCTGATGAGTTTTTCTCAGGCATTGCAGAAGATTTTCAGCACCTTGAAGAGTTGAAAATCCGATACTGCTATGGTTTGCAAACTGTGAGGATTTCGAGCCAGTCTATTAAACTCATAAATTTGGAGTTTCGGAAGGAAGGAGGATTGAAAGAGGCCCAAATTGATGTTCCAAGCATTGTTCGCTTTGAGTACAGAGGAAATTTCATTCCCCTACTTTCTTTTACACCTCCCTCTGGTCCTTGGGTGTCTTACATTGAATTGTCATGGCAGAACAGGAACATTTTGGAGACTTCTTGTTTCTCCGAACTGAAGGAACTATTGATGAAGCTCAATCTATCTGAAATTTCACTCAGAATCATCTTTCCCAAAAATGTCGAGGGCTTTGTTGAGGATCAGATAAGAAACAAAGCCATATATCCCCTGCCTCAAGTTCAAACATTGTCTATAAGCTTCGACAAGGCAAATTGTCTAGATGTTGCATATTCAGTACTTGACGGTATCTTCTGGACGTGTCGTCCTAAAACCATTGTTCAACATAGCTGCCAAGATCTGGACTCAGACAAAGATGCTAGTGACCTGCTGAACGTATTCTTTCAGATGCTTATGCTCAGAAGAAATCATCTGTATGGCAATTTTCAGCAAACTAAATTTTGGCAGGAGGATCTGAAGGATGTGAAACTAGGGATGTTTAAGGAGGGGCAAAGAGTTCAGCTGCCTCGACTTTCAGACTGGGAAGCTTTTTCGAAGGTAATAACAGCTGAAGGACGCAGTTTGTATGTTGTCTTTGAGTTAGAATGGGAATATTTCATGATTAGGTAGTGCAAAAGAACTTGATTATGAGAACTTGGCTTGAATAACATAATAGCTTAGAGATTCAGCTCTTAGGCACTGATATTTCTGTTGTTTAAAACTTGGAAGTATGATGATTTAGTCAACTGATTATATGTTATGGCATTTTGTCCATGTTAATCATCAGTATTGTGGTTGGATTGAAAATGCTGGACTTTATTTGTAGTTCTATTCTTTTTTCTGGACTGATGGTCACGAAGAAGGGAAGTAAAGGTATTCTGGCTGCTTATAATGCATTATTTCTTGACGTTCTCCATCCTATGAACACAGATCCTAAGAATCTAACTCGTATCAGTTGTTTCGTATACTTCATTGATTGATTTGTCAGAAATTTTATGTAGTTCAAACTCTGCCTGTTTGGCAAATTCGAAACTGAACAGCAGCCCATGTACAATGCAAATTAGGAGGTCATAGTAAAGTAGATTTGTGATGTTCCCAACTAGAGAGGGTATTACATCCAGGGGATAAGAGGTTTCTGACTATTTCACGGTCACCCtttagattttaaaaattacactaatcACCCTTGAAATTTATTGTCTTGTAACATTTACGTCCAATAAGTAATTAAAAAGTAAtattaggagagagaaaatagtATGATTCTACCATTGCAAACTGCAATCAAAACATTACAAAGAGTGAACTTTAATATTATAAAAATCTCAGCAAATAATCTTAATATGCTGACAAAGATTTTTATGATGTTAAAGTTCGCTCTCTATAATGTTCCGATTgcaaattttttgattatttgttattgGTCATGTTTGATAATAGGTATATAATTGAAAAGAGTAATGTAGATCTTGCATTAAGTGAAGAAATAGGGAATGATATACCATTTTTTTGATGCTAGATGTGGTTTGACCCCTAATAATATACAACAAATCttagtatttttctttaatgagtgtgttggtattaaattaactaaataaTGTAATAGATGAGGGGCAATGATGGAATTATGTTATCTTTTTTCTcctaatatcactttttaatttCTAATTGGCCCTTAATATTACAAGATAATTAACCTGAAGGGAAGTCAgtataattttcaaaatctgaatGGAGGCTAATGAAATAGTCAGAAACGTCAatggaggtttctgaaattatccctacatCTAGAGAAAGTATTCATGTATTCAAATGAAGTGCGACTCTGGAAATAGCTTGGTTCAATAGGTCACTGGAGCACATTTTACAGGAAATTTGAGTGGAGAAATCGAAGTGTTGCTGTTAATACATCATTTACGTGGTAAAATACAATTGAGAATGGAAGCTGAGGGCGTCCACCTCAGCCCTTCTAAGTTTCGCGATTGGGCGAGGTGACCTCCACGAGTCCCGTGCCACCTCGGCTCATTGCCTCGCCTCCCGGGGTCGGCCCCAGTCTCTTCCGAGGTGATTTCACCTCAACTTGTCCTCTTATTTGACATCTGATGTACCACTGGGAAAGCTGACTTGTACATGACGAAATGACGTTATAGTGACATGGCCAGTGTTATGTCCCTTCCATCCATGGTTTAAAGTCACGGTCGCGGGCGTGGTTCGgaacgttccacatcggtcgcggtctcggtgagacgcaaattttaaagtatttaatattctaaaaattgttaataatataaaaaagtaggctaaataaaaataattaaaaaatagcaaaagaaatggCCAAGTCAATCCGTCACGGTGTGACTCGGCTGATTTCTCGTCTTGACTCGGGATAACTCGGAGTAACTCGGTGTGACTCGGCCGAATCAATCCGTCGTGATGACGACTCGGCTGATTTCTCGGCGAGTCAAGTATTTCGGTATCGTTTCGTCACAGTATCGTATCGGTAGGGGTcgagacggtgacgactcggccgagtcgtcttgATCTCAACCGAGACTTCGAACCATGCTTCCATCAGGTCTAAGCCTGACACTGTTAGCCTAAGGCCTATGGGAACTGGAGCCTATCATTTTTCCCACTATATTGTCTCTTATAAATACCCTTCTATCCGTGGAAAAGGTACAGACACACTCGCTCTCACTCGTATAAGTACTAGAAATACTAAAACCGTTGCTTTTTAGTTTTGCAATTGAGTACCCGAACTGATTTGATCATCAGAGTAGGACCGGGGGACAAAGCCCCGTGCTCTTTGTGCAAATTTGATAGGTGATCCCTTCGATTAGGTCCAGCCATCCAGAATTCACCTCGTCAGAAGCCAACCTGAAGAAACAGCCAGCCCACACACCTGAATGTGGCTTTGCATTCACAATGAAAATTGACAAAGTTATCAAGATCAATTTCCTATCTGAAAGAAATCATCCATTGCTGACACTTGACAGAGGGTTGCCGTTTGAGTTTTCTTGCTTTACGTTATGCAGCTCAATACTGTTTCACGTTACTGAGTTCAACCGGGTTTTCGTAGTGATTAACACTTGACTCCTCCTGGGTTTTAGTAGGGATTACTCATATTGATTGCGCTCCTTGGAAACTGGTTTTTTCTCGCCTGATCTTTCCTTGGTCATAAACATTAAGAATTTATTCAGAAACTTATGAGATCGTTGGTAAAGAAGTCTGCTAGGAAGGTACTTAGAGGTCTGAAATGacatttacccaaaaaaaaagaaagtgatCAGGGATAACAAAAATCAGTAATTCAATTCCTTAACACTAATGACTATCCATAAATTGGTGTTACAGATTAATCCCTTAATGTTTGTacattcttttgctttttttttttcatgcttTGACATTTGTATTCAACCTTTATCTTGCTTAACAATTGGTTTTTGTATATAAAGAAGATCGTAATATAATGATTTGAGTGTAGTGACATTAGAGTATAAAATaactttgataaaaaaaaatgacaaactGAAAACCTGAATAAATTGATGAATTTACATTCATAACTTCAAATTTAAATAAGTTTTGGAAATAATTGGTTAAAGAAAGTGATAAACATATGGCCATTAGCCGAGCAAGCCTTGACTTAGTAGTTGAAATTCTAAGAATtacgatatatatatatatatagaaacaCACATACTGGAGGCATTGGAGGCATTGCTTGTAATATTAATATCgtaatatattttgagataatATAATCAGTGCAAAGCATTGGAGGCATTGCTAGTTGATGGAAATGAAATTTCGATGTTATTTTACACACTGGTTAGTGTACTTGATGATTGCTTGGGTTTAATCACCTTTCCTATTTGAAGttaattttcaaaaaacaaaaaattcttaGCACATGAGACCTCTACTAAGTCGTAATGACAAAGGATAACTAATAGTGTGTATCAAGTGTATATTTACAAGTAATATAGAGAACGTCTATTTATAGAATTACAAAGAATATTAGAAAAAACACGTAAAAGGATACTAAATCCTACTGGTCAAACTTGCCAATCAACCAGTTATCTAAGATTACAACATTTAGATATTAATTACAATGAACTGCATCAACTATAGAGTCAACTATAGAGCTTTTAAATGAATGAGCAGGCCATGAACTTAGTTGAACTCAAATTGTATAGGCTCGAGTTCGATTCGTTTATTTAATTAAACGAATCTAGCTCAAACATTAAATGAGGCTTGTTTCTAAAAAAGTCGAACATGGCTCGACTTGCAAATAGCTCATTTAAACTCATCTAAACGCGTTTGTACATTTATTCAAGCTaatattgttaatttttctCAGTAATTATGTAAATTTATTTTGTCTTGATTGTTTAGGATTTTGTTTTGCTTAAATATTGGTAATATTCTTATATTTGGTGAAAGTTTTCCCGTTCAATATAGAAATTAAATTGGTTGGATTTCTTAAATTGCAAAGTTATATAAGATATTCAAacacattttattttattttattttatttgaaccCAAGCTTATTCAAGTTTAGCTCGTTTATGTCATACGAGTCAAGATCGAACTCGAATTCCAATTCGAGATAGCTTTGATAAGTTGAGCACAAACACAATTTTAGGCTCATTTATTAACGAACCGAGCTGCGGCTTGATAACTTAATGAGCCAAAAGTTTGGCTTAACTCAACTCGTTTACAACTCTATTTGATCAcacccaaaaataaaattttttaacccttcctcggaaaaaaaaaattaatagggcaccaaattgaagaaatttcaagattgtaaAGGCGTGGGTATTGTCAACTTTTGAGCTTTCAAAATCCAAGCATCGAGGGTTTTGTCTCCATGGAGGACACTGGAGTTGTGGGAGATGATAGCACATCCAAACTGCCGGAACCCATCAGGCATCACATTGTTTCTTTCCTCCAACCCAAAGAAGCAGCAAGAACAAGTGTATTATCTAAGGCATGGTCGAGCTCATGGCGCACCCGCCCCAATTTGCACTTCGATTATGACGAAGTCAGTCCTATGTTGCGTTATGCTAATACGCAAGATCTCAAGAAACGACGTACTGATTTCATTAATTGCATCAACACCGCCTTGCAGAGGTACCATGAGAATGAGTATGGCATTGATTCTTTGAAGCTAGAGATTAATGCTTTCAAGTTTCCCTCTCTTGCCCCTGATCACGTCAATGCATGGCTCCAAATTGCTGCAGAAACTGGTGTCAAAAGTCTCAACATTTGTATAAAcgattattattattgttaccCTATTTTGCCTAAGGCAATTTTTGAAGCGACATCACTCGTGGAATTATGTCTTAGTGGCCAATCCGAGTTGGAGCCCGAAGTAATTAAGATGATAAGGTGTCATAGCCTCCGAAAATTGTGTCTTGTAGATGTTAGGTTAGATGAAATGATGCTTGAAAAAATAATGTCAAGCTGCCCGTTGATCGAAgtcttagaaatttcactttGTGTAGGCCTTGCGAATGTTAAGTTGAGCAAGCTTCAAGAACTTAAAGAATGTCGTATTGTCTTGAGGAATATTGGTTGTGTTGAAATTGAAGCACCTGGTCTTAAAGACTTTTATTGTTGGAATAGTATTGTAAGAAGCTATTTACGGCCATTGCCTCCTATTCGTATGTATACATGTAATAATCTGAAGAGGTTGTCCTTGAATGATATTGGCATTAAGGATGAGTTTTTCTTAGGCATTGCGGGAAATTTCCCACACCTTGAGGAGTTGGCGATCCAGGACTGCTACCATTTGCAAACCATCAAGATTTCAAGCCACTCgattaaaatcataaatttaGGATTCGCAGTGGACAGGGGATTCAAAGAGGCCTGCATTGATGTACCAAGCATCGTTCGATTCGAGTATAAAGGAAACTTCATtcccttgttttgttttacagCTCCCTCTGGTCCTTGGGTTTCTGACATTGAATTATCGTGGCATGATAGGAACATTTTGGAGACTTCCTTTTTCTCCAAGTTGAAGGAGTTGTTGAAAGAGCTCAATCGATCTGAAATTTCACTCAAACTCATCTTTTCCCCAAGTTTTGAGGGCTTCATTGAGGCTGAGACGAGGAACAGTGCCATACATCCCCTGCCTCAAGTTCAAGAATTGTCTATCAGCTTCAACGCGACAGATTCTCTAAATGTTGCACATTCGATACTGGATGGTATCTTTTGGACTTGTCGTCCTAAAACCATGGTTCAATATTGCTACCATGATTTGCACTTCAATGTAAATTGCACTAACCGGGCGAAGGTACTCTTTCAGATGCTAATGTTCAGAAAAAATCAGAAGCATAGCAGTTGGCAGCAGCCAAAGTTTTGGCAGAAGGATCTTAAGGATGTCAAGCTTGAGA
This region of Coffea arabica cultivar ET-39 chromosome 3c, Coffea Arabica ET-39 HiFi, whole genome shotgun sequence genomic DNA includes:
- the LOC113737095 gene encoding cytochrome b561 and DOMON domain-containing protein At2g04850-like, translating into MNHFLLGFLIFSLPLHLVFSSHCTTVTNAKTFEKCMALPSQDASIAWTFHAHNATLDLVFFGTFISPSGWVGWGINPTSAEMTGTRALIAFPDPNSGQLVLLPYIIDPTVKLQKDPLLSRPLDVHLLSSSATLYGGRMATVHNGATIQIYATLKLVPNKTKIHHVWNRGLYVQGYSPTIHPTTANDLSSTATIDVLSGIAAKGNNNNIYTLKIIHGVINAISWGLLLPIGAITARYFRHIQALGPAWFYAHAGIQLFAIFIGTVGFAIGIRLGELSPGRVFGLHRKLGFAIFCLGWLQTLALLFRPKTTNKFRKYWKSYHHFVGYACVVIGVVNVFQGFDVMGLGRSYAKLAYCLGLSTLIGVCIALEVNSWVIFCRKAKEEKLRREGFISGCSDKASGSSRG
- the LOC113735452 gene encoding F-box protein At4g22280-like, encoding MAPTRGLRHDDGSFELPEPIRHHILSFLKPKESAKLSLLSKAWLTTWRTRPNLHFEYDEDESGSDDRQALERRRDSFINCINTTLMRYRENKYGIDSLKLMVYNEDFPSLKPDHVKTWLGIAAENGVKGLEISLKCDSYHPKLARTIFEATSLLELYLSEKIYMKHKVIKIIRCHDLRKLCLNKVGLDEVMLQRIMSSCPSIEFLEIIQCLGIENIEVTKLQKLKQCSIVLWKIGNVEVEAPNLEDFSYGTCVPAMSASYLLSEEEEQSLPCLQMSRCKNLRKLSLDNIGIADEFFSGIAEDFQHLEELKIRYCYGLQTVRISSQSIKLINLEFRKEGGLKEAQIDVPSIVRFEYRGNFIPLLSFTPPSGPWVSYIELSWQNRNILETSCFSELKELLMKLNLSEISLRIIFPKNVEGFVEDQIRNKAIYPLPQVQTLSISFDKANCLDVAYSVLDGIFWTCRPKTIVQHSCQDLDSDKDASDLLNVFFQMLMLRRNHLYGNFQQTKFWQEDLKDVKLGMFKEGQRVQLPRLSDWEAFSKVITAEGRSLYVVFELEWEYFMIR
- the LOC113737965 gene encoding putative F-box/FBD/LRR-repeat protein At5g44950, whose translation is MEDTGVVGDDSTSKLPEPIRHHIVSFLQPKEAARTSVLSKAWSSSWRTRPNLHFDYDEVSPMLRYANTQDLKKRRTDFINCINTALQRYHENEYGIDSLKLEINAFKFPSLAPDHVNAWLQIAAETGVKSLNICINDYYYCYPILPKAIFEATSLVELCLSGQSELEPEVIKMIRCHSLRKLCLVDVRLDEMMLEKIMSSCPLIEVLEISLCVGLANVKLSKLQELKECRIVLRNIGCVEIEAPGLKDFYCWNSIVRSYLRPLPPIRMYTCNNLKRLSLNDIGIKDEFFLGIAGNFPHLEELAIQDCYHLQTIKISSHSIKIINLGFAVDRGFKEACIDVPSIVRFEYKGNFIPLFCFTAPSGPWVSDIELSWHDRNILETSFFSKLKELLKELNRSEISLKLIFSPSFEGFIEAETRNSAIHPLPQVQELSISFNATDSLNVAHSILDGIFWTCRPKTMVQYCYHDLHFNVNCTNRAKVLFQMLMFRKNQKHSSWQQPKFWQKDLKDVKLEMFQKGKRVQQPQLSDWETFLKVIETEKRSYYLVFELEWQPFGMNRKRKRTRSLELGNNKIV